Proteins from a single region of Theobroma cacao cultivar B97-61/B2 chromosome 10, Criollo_cocoa_genome_V2, whole genome shotgun sequence:
- the LOC18587480 gene encoding macro domain-containing protein VPA0103 isoform X4 — MASAAGGEDGHFKLSETSELIIKKGDITRWFVDGASDAIVNPANQRMLGGGGADGAIHRAAGPELREACYKVPEVRPDVCCPTGEARITPGFKLPASHVIHTVGPIYDTDKDPKASLSSAYKNSLAVAKENNIKYIAFPSISCGVYGYPFEEAATVAISTVKEYANDIKEVHFVLFADGIYNIWLNKAKELLQA, encoded by the exons ATGGCATCAGCAGCTGGAGGAGAAGATGGTCATTTCAAGTTGTCTGAAACTAGTGAGCTTATAATCAAGAAAGGTGATATTACTCGGTGGTTTGTTGATGGCGCCTCCGATGCTATC GTTAATCCAGCAAACCAGAGAATGCTTGGAGGTGGTGGCGCAGATGGAG CCATACACAGGGCTGCTGGCCCAGAACTTCGAGAAGCATGCTATAAGGTCCCAGAAGTTCGACCTGATGTCTGCTGTCCCACTGGAGAGGCAAGGATTACCCC AGGTTTTAAACTGCCTGCATCTCATGTGATTCACACTGTTGGACCTATTTATGATACTGACAAGGACCCTAAAGCCTCCCTGAGCAGTGCATACAA GAATAGCTTGGCTGTGGCTAAAGAGAACAACATTAAATACATTGCATTTCCTTCAATATCTTGTGGTGTATATGG ATATCCCTTTGAGGAAGCAGCTACTGTTGCCATATCTACTGTCAAAGAATATGCCAATGATATTAAAGAG GTGCACTTTGTTCTGTTTGCAGATGGCATCTATAATATTTGGTTGAacaaggcaaaggaattgctCCAGGCTTAG
- the LOC18587480 gene encoding macro domain-containing protein VPA0103 isoform X2 has product MSSSSMLFRGGRGIRNHCTFQNIFKLSLTSPSGCGVVGFSKMASAAGGEDGHFKLSETSELIIKKGDITRWFVDGASDAIVNPANQRMLGGGGADGAIHRAAGPELREACYKVPEVRPDVCCPTGEARITPGFKLPASHVIHTVGPIYDTDKDPKASLSSAYKNSLAVAKENNIKYIAFPSISCGVYGYPFEEAATVAISTVKEYANDIKEVHFVLFADGIYNIWLNKAKELLQA; this is encoded by the exons atgtcAAGCAGTTCCATGCTGTTTAGAGGGGGCAGAGGAATCAG AAATCACTGTACTTTCCAAAACATCTTCAAACTCTCTTTAACTTCACCGTCAGGTTGTGGGGTTGTTGGCTTTTCGAAGATGGCATCAGCAGCTGGAGGAGAAGATGGTCATTTCAAGTTGTCTGAAACTAGTGAGCTTATAATCAAGAAAGGTGATATTACTCGGTGGTTTGTTGATGGCGCCTCCGATGCTATC GTTAATCCAGCAAACCAGAGAATGCTTGGAGGTGGTGGCGCAGATGGAG CCATACACAGGGCTGCTGGCCCAGAACTTCGAGAAGCATGCTATAAGGTCCCAGAAGTTCGACCTGATGTCTGCTGTCCCACTGGAGAGGCAAGGATTACCCC AGGTTTTAAACTGCCTGCATCTCATGTGATTCACACTGTTGGACCTATTTATGATACTGACAAGGACCCTAAAGCCTCCCTGAGCAGTGCATACAA GAATAGCTTGGCTGTGGCTAAAGAGAACAACATTAAATACATTGCATTTCCTTCAATATCTTGTGGTGTATATGG ATATCCCTTTGAGGAAGCAGCTACTGTTGCCATATCTACTGTCAAAGAATATGCCAATGATATTAAAGAG GTGCACTTTGTTCTGTTTGCAGATGGCATCTATAATATTTGGTTGAacaaggcaaaggaattgctCCAGGCTTAG
- the LOC18587480 gene encoding macro domain-containing protein VPA0103 isoform X3, giving the protein MNKNKCQAVPCCLEGAEESGCGVVGFSKMASAAGGEDGHFKLSETSELIIKKGDITRWFVDGASDAIVNPANQRMLGGGGADGAIHRAAGPELREACYKVPEVRPDVCCPTGEARITPGFKLPASHVIHTVGPIYDTDKDPKASLSSAYKNSLAVAKENNIKYIAFPSISCGVYGYPFEEAATVAISTVKEYANDIKEVHFVLFADGIYNIWLNKAKELLQA; this is encoded by the exons atgaacaaaaacaaatgtcAAGCAGTTCCATGCTGTTTAGAGGGGGCAGAGGAATCAG GTTGTGGGGTTGTTGGCTTTTCGAAGATGGCATCAGCAGCTGGAGGAGAAGATGGTCATTTCAAGTTGTCTGAAACTAGTGAGCTTATAATCAAGAAAGGTGATATTACTCGGTGGTTTGTTGATGGCGCCTCCGATGCTATC GTTAATCCAGCAAACCAGAGAATGCTTGGAGGTGGTGGCGCAGATGGAG CCATACACAGGGCTGCTGGCCCAGAACTTCGAGAAGCATGCTATAAGGTCCCAGAAGTTCGACCTGATGTCTGCTGTCCCACTGGAGAGGCAAGGATTACCCC AGGTTTTAAACTGCCTGCATCTCATGTGATTCACACTGTTGGACCTATTTATGATACTGACAAGGACCCTAAAGCCTCCCTGAGCAGTGCATACAA GAATAGCTTGGCTGTGGCTAAAGAGAACAACATTAAATACATTGCATTTCCTTCAATATCTTGTGGTGTATATGG ATATCCCTTTGAGGAAGCAGCTACTGTTGCCATATCTACTGTCAAAGAATATGCCAATGATATTAAAGAG GTGCACTTTGTTCTGTTTGCAGATGGCATCTATAATATTTGGTTGAacaaggcaaaggaattgctCCAGGCTTAG
- the LOC18587482 gene encoding macro domain-containing protein VPA0103: MGSATGGRRWSLSETTELNIQKGNITLGFVDGGSTTMINPANERMLGGGGADGAIHKAAGPELLEACYKVPEVQPEVRCPTGEARITPGFKLPASHVIHTVGPIYDSDKDPKASLTSAYKNCLSVAKENNVKYIAFTAVSCGVYGYPFEEAATVAISTVKEFADDIKEVHFVLFSDQIYNVWLNKAKELLQA, encoded by the exons ATGGGTTCAGCAACTGGGGGGAGAAGATGGTCATTGTCTGAAACCACTGAGCTTAACATCCAGAAAGGTAACATCACTCTGGGGTTTGTTGATG GAGGGTCAACAACTATGATCAATCCAGCAAATGAGAGAATGCTTGGTGGTGGTGGCGCAGATGGAG CCATACATAAGGCTGCTGGACCAGAACTCCTGGAAGCATGCTATAAAGTCCCTGAAGTTCAACCTGAAGTACGCTGTCCAACAGGAGAAGCAAGGATTACCCC AGGTTTCAAACTGCCTGCATCTCATGTGATTCACACTGTTGGACCAATCTATGATTCTGACAAAGACCCCAAAGCTTCCTTGACAAGTGCATACAA GAACTGCTTGAGTGTGGCTAAAGAGAACAATGTTAAATACATTGCTTTTACTGCAGTATCCTGTGGTGTATATGG ATATCCTTTTGAGGAAGCTGCTACGGTTGCTATATCTACTGTCAAAGAATTTGCAGATGACATTAAAGAG GTGCACTTTGTTCTCTTCTCAGATCAAATCTACAATGTTTGGTTGAacaaggcaaaggaattgctCCAAGCTTAG
- the LOC18587480 gene encoding macro domain-containing protein VPA0103 isoform X1 translates to MSSSSMLFRGGRGIRLLAFQHFPTLTTASTSSSTRIVSFSSYPYPTSYKIFSRNHCTFQNIFKLSLTSPSGCGVVGFSKMASAAGGEDGHFKLSETSELIIKKGDITRWFVDGASDAIVNPANQRMLGGGGADGAIHRAAGPELREACYKVPEVRPDVCCPTGEARITPGFKLPASHVIHTVGPIYDTDKDPKASLSSAYKNSLAVAKENNIKYIAFPSISCGVYGYPFEEAATVAISTVKEYANDIKEVHFVLFADGIYNIWLNKAKELLQA, encoded by the exons atgtcAAGCAGTTCCATGCTGTTTAGAGGGGGCAGAGGAATCAGGTTACTAGCATTTCAACACTTCCCGACGTTAACAACTGCTTCCACTTCTTCCAGTACTAGAATTGTTAGTTTTTCCTCGTACCCATATCCCACTTCTTACAAAATCTTCAGCAGAAATCACTGTACTTTCCAAAACATCTTCAAACTCTCTTTAACTTCACCGTCAGGTTGTGGGGTTGTTGGCTTTTCGAAGATGGCATCAGCAGCTGGAGGAGAAGATGGTCATTTCAAGTTGTCTGAAACTAGTGAGCTTATAATCAAGAAAGGTGATATTACTCGGTGGTTTGTTGATGGCGCCTCCGATGCTATC GTTAATCCAGCAAACCAGAGAATGCTTGGAGGTGGTGGCGCAGATGGAG CCATACACAGGGCTGCTGGCCCAGAACTTCGAGAAGCATGCTATAAGGTCCCAGAAGTTCGACCTGATGTCTGCTGTCCCACTGGAGAGGCAAGGATTACCCC AGGTTTTAAACTGCCTGCATCTCATGTGATTCACACTGTTGGACCTATTTATGATACTGACAAGGACCCTAAAGCCTCCCTGAGCAGTGCATACAA GAATAGCTTGGCTGTGGCTAAAGAGAACAACATTAAATACATTGCATTTCCTTCAATATCTTGTGGTGTATATGG ATATCCCTTTGAGGAAGCAGCTACTGTTGCCATATCTACTGTCAAAGAATATGCCAATGATATTAAAGAG GTGCACTTTGTTCTGTTTGCAGATGGCATCTATAATATTTGGTTGAacaaggcaaaggaattgctCCAGGCTTAG
- the LOC18587480 gene encoding uncharacterized protein LOC18587480 isoform X5 codes for MSSSSMLFRGGRGIRLLAFQHFPTLTTASTSSSTRIVSFSSYPYPTSYKIFSRNHCTFQNIFKLSLTSPSGCGVVGFSKMASAAGGEDGHFKLSETSELIIKKGDITRWFVDGASDAIVNPANQRMLGGGGADGGILAQKPYTGLLAQNFEKHAIRSQKFDLMSAVPLERQGLPQVLNCLHLM; via the exons atgtcAAGCAGTTCCATGCTGTTTAGAGGGGGCAGAGGAATCAGGTTACTAGCATTTCAACACTTCCCGACGTTAACAACTGCTTCCACTTCTTCCAGTACTAGAATTGTTAGTTTTTCCTCGTACCCATATCCCACTTCTTACAAAATCTTCAGCAGAAATCACTGTACTTTCCAAAACATCTTCAAACTCTCTTTAACTTCACCGTCAGGTTGTGGGGTTGTTGGCTTTTCGAAGATGGCATCAGCAGCTGGAGGAGAAGATGGTCATTTCAAGTTGTCTGAAACTAGTGAGCTTATAATCAAGAAAGGTGATATTACTCGGTGGTTTGTTGATGGCGCCTCCGATGCTATC GTTAATCCAGCAAACCAGAGAATGCTTGGAGGTGGTGGCGCAGATGGAGGTATTCTTGCTCAGAAA CCATACACAGGGCTGCTGGCCCAGAACTTCGAGAAGCATGCTATAAGGTCCCAGAAGTTCGACCTGATGTCTGCTGTCCCACTGGAGAGGCAAGGATTACCCC AGGTTTTAAACTGCCTGCATCTCATGTGA